The DNA sequence ATCAACTTTTTTCTCATCCCCATCTATTTGCAGCTTGATTCCAATTTCAGTTGGTGTGATCACAGAATTGCACTCCATCATATTGACATCTAAAATTCTTCCATTATTCTTCCTTTGAACACTCTCATATCTTCTTTACTACTGCCAGTCACTAGCAAATCATCTACATAAAGACATATTATCAAAAACTCACCAGAATCTGTGTTTCTGGCATAAACTCCATGCTCAATAGTGCACTTGGTGAAATTCTGTTGGACTAGGAAGCTATCAATTATCATATTCCAGGCTCTAGGAGCCTGCTTAAGACCATATAGTGCCTTATTCAACTTGTAAACTTTATCCTCTTGACCTGCCACTACATAACCAGGTGCTTGAGTTATGTAGACTTCTTCTTCAAGTGGCCCATTAAAAAATGCTGACTTCACATCAAGTTGATAtatagactagtttttgttgCTAGCAGCTGCCACAATGAGCCTAACAATTTCAAGTCTTGCAACTAGAGCGAAAACCTCATTGTAGTCCAAGCCATGTTTATGTAGAAATCCCCTTGCTACTAATCTTGCCTTATACTTGGATACATCTCTATTAGGCTTTACTTTTATCTTATAGACCCACTTCACATCAATTGGTCTTTTTCCTTGAGGTAAGTGGACTAACTCCTAAGTCTGGTTCTTCTCAATTGATCTCAATTCTTCTTCCGTAGCTGCTCTCCAATGTGAACTTTGTGAGGCTTCATCATGACTCATTGGTTGTGATTCAGCAAGTAGAGAAAAGTGCACAAAATCCTCTTCTGCAGTGATTGATGTATCAGGATACAATTCATACTCTCTAAGTGTTTGTGGTACTTGTCTCCCTCTTTGTGACCTTTTGAGTTGCTCTTCACCTGATGGTACATCATCTTCACTTTGTTTGTCTTCAAGGTTCACAATCACCTTTCTTTCACCATTGTCAGCAACATTTATTTCCCAATTCCAGCCCTTGGTTTCATCTATCAAGACATCTCTACTAATCACAATCTTCCTCATTTTAGGATCATACAACTTGTAGGCACCGGTTGGATGATATCCAATTAGTATTATTGGTTCAGCCTTGTCATCAAGTTTCTTTCTGATTTGCTCAGACACATGCTTAAAACACAGAGAACCAAATATTCTGAAATGACTCACACTAGGCTTCTTTTCTTACCATGTTTCTTCAGATGTGTATCCCTGCAATCTCTTAGTGGGACATCTGTTCAGAATATACATAGTAGTAGAAGTTGCCTCTCCCCAGAAGTAATGAGGCATTCCCTTCCCTTTCATCATGCTCCTGGCCATGTTCAAAATGGTTCTGTTTCTTCTCTCAACAACACCATTATGTTGAGGTGTATAGGGAGATGTCACTTCATGAATTATTCCCTCTTCATCATAAAATACTTGAAATTCATGTGAGTTATACTCACCACCCCCATATGTTTTAAGCACTTTAATTACCTTATCACTCTGCTTTTCACTCAACAACTTAAACTTCTTAAAGATGTTAAACACTTCACTTTTCGGCTTAACGAGATAGATCCATATTTTTCTAGTAAATTCATCAATGAATGATACAAAGCAATTGTTACCTCCTAGGGATTTTACTTCAAAAGGACCACACACATCAGAATAGATCACTTCAAGCTTTcttttggatttgattgaaatttctGACTTGAAAGAATTCCTTGGTTGCTTTGACACACAAAACTCAACACACAACTATTTTGGCAACTCAATTTGAGGGAGACTATGAaccattttcttactttttaatTCACTTAAACTCCTGAAATTTAGATGACCAAACATGTGATGCCACATCCAGCTTTCATCACTTATAGAAGCAGCCAAGCATTGAAATTCTACAATCTGAATTCCAATCTTGAATATTCTGTTTCTTGACAAAGGGGCCTTTAAAATTAACCTCCTATTGCTATCCAGCATCTTCAATTGACTATCCTCCATCTGCATTGAGTAGCCCTTTTCTAGCAACTGTCCCAAACTCAACAAATTATTCTTCATATTGGGAACATATAGCACATCATTGATAAATGAGTGTTGTCCATCCTTCCTCTGAATCATCACCTTTCTAATGCCTTCTACAGTTATAGAGCTATTATTTGCAAACTTGATCTTCCTCTTCACCTTATCATCAATGTTTACAAACCACTCTCTATGTCCAGTCATGTGATTAGAACAACCTGTGTCAAGATACCATAGATTAACACTGTCTTCTTCTAAGTTTGTTGTTGCCATTAGTAACACTTTATCAGAGTCAGAATCCTCATCTTATGCCAATTGAGCCTCATCTGCATTTCTTGGAACCCTTTTATTTCTGCATTCATCTGCAAAATGTTCCCATTTCTGACAGTTATAACACCAAATCCCTTTCTTGTTAAATTTCTTCTTGCCCACTTTGTGATTCCCTCTacttttcttgttagtttcttcATTCTAGTTATGATTTCCAGAACTGCTGGGGCCCTCACCTGACCCCTTCCACTTATTGTTCTTCcattttccctttcccttcttATTCTTGCCACCATCATAGTTGTTCCATTTGGTTGTTTGGGCTTGCATAGCTTGCTCAGCTAATCTTTTGAGTTTCTATCATTGAGCCTCATCTCTTGAACTTCAAGTATTCCTTAcagttcttcaatcttcatttcTTCAAGATCCTAGCCTTGCTCAATTGCCACCACTATATGATCGAATCTTGGCGTCAAGGTTCTTAATACCTTGTCAATGATTCCCAAGTCTGATTGCTTGTCACCATAAGcattcatttgatttgtaattgcCAAGATTCATGAAAAGAACTCACCAATGCTTTCTTGATCACTCATTTGTAGAAGTTCATACTGCCTTCTCAAGGTCTGCAACttcaccttcttgagtttgctatcCCCTGCATAGGATTTGTCTTGAATATCCCATGCCTCCTTTTCATATCAGCAGATCTAATTTTCTGGAAATTATATGCATCTACACATTAATGAATAATGAACAATGCCTTTGCATCTCTTTTCATCAAATCATAGCGAGCCACCTTCTATGCATCAGTTGGGTTCTTTTCAGGTTCTTGAACCCCTTCTTGCACCACTTCTGTCACATCTTGAAATCGAAAGATTACCTTCATCTGAGCACACCAATCATCATAGTTCTTGCCTATGAGAACATGTATAGATGCTGGAAAATTTCCATTTGAGGAAGTCATCTTAATTTCAGTATCCAGGGATCTTGAACCTCAACTCTAAATACTAGTTTGTTGGAACAATAAAGTTCTCACACGCACTCACACTATGCACTCACTGTCACTCTATGTTAGAGAATaagagaagatgatgaaggaattgattgagagaaaatagaggagacttagaattctgaaaaaaCTTTTGCACTCTCATACTTctcattgatgatcactattatttttatacacactGCACATGTAGCTATAACATACTTTATAGTTGCCaaaataacttcaaaatgaatcactaactaactaactgaatTACAGCATACATCAACAGTGAGTGCATCAATTGACAGGAATTGTTGTTTCAGCTTAACTAAGTTTTGGAATCAAGTACTGATATCCAGttgtattaaataataaaaaaaattattatctataGTGATTTTAGCAAACTTAAATAGAATTATCTCTCTGACCAAGTTATGTGTAAAAAAATaccaatcactttttttttctgctcTTATCTTTGGTTTATACGCTAAAAAATAATGTCCTTCTTGCAAAGTGCCCATTTTGCTCACCAAccatatattcaattttttgaaGGTAAAGCAAACAGTGAGTGTGAAAGCAATAGCATCATGTCTGCTACCAAAATCCCCCAAGTTGTGTTCAAATCCTCCTCCAACCAATTCCGTATACAATGATAGCATTGGGAGCTGCAGCTGATACAAACAAAGGCAGTGAAGAAACCTTCAAAATGGCAATAATAGAAGCTATCAAACTTGGCTACAAACACTTTGATACTACATCATTCTATGGATCTGAAGAGGCTATGGGAGAAGCCATAGCTGAAGCTCTTCAACTTGGCCTCATCAAGTCTAGAGAGGAGCTCTTCATCACCTCTAAGCTCTAGCTCACAGACAATTTTcctcatcttgttcttcttgcTCTGTAGAAATCACTCCAGTAAGAAAAATTTCATCCTTTATCACATCaattagtaatttaaattaaagttttcatttgttattatggctatttaattagtaatttttatgGTATAATATCTAAGAAGCACGGGCGTGGCACATCAGTGGCGTGTCTCGCGTCAGACTCGCACCGAACACGAATGCGAACACGACTCCGGTGCGACGCGGTGTCAGGTGCTTCCGCCGTCACCAGACATGGTTGGACAGCCACCACGCGCAATTGGACGCGGCCCAACAAGTGGATGCGGACACCtcatctatttttattatttattaaaaaaatgcttacCAAATACGAACCGTTCTCATTCTATTGCaccttcttcttcgtcttctcctTGTCGTTTCCCACAAGCGAACCAAACTCCTCCTTTACTACACGTCGTCACCTCCGTTTCCCCGTGCAGGTAGGCCCTTGCTTCTCTTTTCTAATTTGCTCAGCTGCTCcatgtttcactttttttcttctatggAGAATGGAGATACAAAAGTGTTAttgctttttgtttgtttttcgtATGCGTTGCCCTTTCTAGTATTGCTTTTGGTatattggtttttgaaaaaaatataccaCAAGTATTGCTTTTTGTATATTGCTCCccgtttctctttttttcttctggtatattgctttttgtttgtttttcgtATGCGCTGCGCTTTCTTGTTTTTCACTtctggtatattttttttttaaattgttgtagAGATGAGTGCTTCTAGTCATAGTCAAGCTAAAGAACAAGATGATGATACCAAACCTTTATGGACCTAtgttacaaagataaaaagtgTAGGTGGTGGTGGAAATTATGAGATAAAATGCAATATTTGTGATGTTAGCTTTAATAGGTCTTACACTAGAGTGAGGGCACACTTGTTGAAGATTACTGGAAAGGGAGTCAGAGGTtgtcaaaagataaaaaatgccAAACTTATAGATTTGAAGAAGATAGACAATGAGGCTACATTGAGGGTGGAGAAGTCAAAAACAAAACCTGTGTCATTGCCTCCGGTTTCTACTCAACACCAAATGAATACAAACACTCTTGGTGTTGatccaaaaaagagaaagacatTAACTGTAGAAAGTGTCTTTAATTTGCAAGCTAGAGATACACTTGATCATGAAATTGCTAGGATGTTTTACTCTTCGGGGCTGCCTTTTCATTTAGCAAGAAATCCTCATTATAGGAAGGCTTTTGCCTATGCTGCCAACAATTATATCGGTGGTTACCAACCTCCaggttataataaattaaggacAACATTACTTCAAAATGAGAGGAGACATGTGGAGAACTTGttacaaccaattaaaaaatcatgGAGCCGGGAGGGTGTGAGCATTGTTAGTGATGGATGGAGTGACCCGCAAAGAAGATCCCTTATTAATTTCATGGTTGTCACGGAGAGTGGACCTATGTTTTTAAAGGCCATCAATTGTTCAGATGAGATAAAAGACAAGGATTTCATTGTCAAACATATGAGGGAGGTAATTATGGAGGTTGGGCCCTCAAATATTGTGCAAATAGTGACGAATAATGCAGTCGTTTGTAAAGCAACAGGTTTAATAATTGAGGCTCAGTTTCCTTCTATCTAGTGGACTCCATGTGTGGTCCATACATTAAATCttgctttgaagaacatatgtgTAGCCAAGAATATAGAAAAAACAATGTTGTTTATCAAGAATGTTCTTGGATCACCCAAATTGCGGAGCATGCAATGTTTATGAAAAACTTTGTCATGAGTCACTCTACGAGACtatcaattttcaattcatttaattCACTGAAATTGCTATCCATTGCTCCAACAAGATTTTCGTCCACTATTGTAATGCTCAAGAGATTCAAGCAATTGAAGAAAGGACTCTAAGAGATGGTCATTAGTGACCAATGGTCTTCTTACAAGGAAGATGATGTTGCAAAGGCTAAATTTGTGAAAGATACTTTGTTGGATGATAATTGGTGGGATAAGGTTGattatattctttctttcactaGCCCTATCTATGATGTTCTTAGAAGAACTAATACGAAAGCTTCATCTCTCCATCTAGTATATGAGATGTGAGATTCAATGATTGAAAAGGTGAAGAATGCCATATATCACTATGAGGGAAAGGAGGAGAGTGAAGCATCAACCTTTTATGAGGTAGTGCACTCCATATTAATTGATCGTTGGACTAAGAGTAACGCTCATCTCCATTGTTTAGCTCATTCCTTAAATCCAAGGTAATTAACTCTATACTTTtttacttacattttttttagaattacataaattttaatcatatatatatttctttttaattgtagATATTATAGTAATGAATGGCTAAGTGAAGATTCTAATCGAGTTCCTCTACATCAAGACATGGAACTCACTCGTGAAAGAGTAAAATGCTTCAAGAGGTTCTTTCTTGATGAGGATGTAAAGAGGAAAGTGAATATTGAGTTTGCCAACTTCTCCGATGGAAGAGAAGGTTTTGatgatcttgattctttaaaTGATAGAGGTCAAATGGATCCAAAAGCTTGGTGGCTaattaggggtgggaataggccaggccaGACCAGGCTTTAaaaggcctgagcctagcctacgattaatttttgaggcctgagcctggcctatagcctatcaaaggcttttattttggctcggcctgacctttttaaaagcctagctTGGCCTGGTAGCCTATTTAAAAATcttcttcacattaaatctttaatattcctagttgtttttaccaaaaaaaaataacacaccttctataataggctaaacaaggccttaatatataatttgccttaatttttaatctaacgTTAATTTAGTTGGTAgtcctaaaaatatattaataatataaacagaaatcaccaaatgatataaaataatctaaaacaaaagaaaacctcATACTTGAGGTAGTATCATCCAAGTCTATCAAaccaacatattaattattacaacaaaaaaataaagcctACATCTCCATTCTATTTGAACAGAACCGGTGCATAAAATATCtaccaataaaattaatagtaacgTCATTTCATCATTAGCTCCTCCATATTCACCATAAGATAAgatatgataggatatgattGATTTTTGTATATGAACGTAataagatatgataagatatgatttttgtataggaacataataggatatgataagatatgatttttgtataggaacgtaggatatgatttttatttgctcTAGAATATAGTAacgtaataaaagaaaaaggaaacctaataggaatagaaaaaggaattattaacagaaataagaaaactaataaaaataatgagaaatataaagaaACTCACACCttgcaattaaaattttacttaattataggaatagaatctgctagtttttttaaaaaataatattaattgtacccaaaaaataatatatatatatataggccggcctatcaggcttataaggctttttaataagcctaagcctagcctatttaatttaataggcttttaaaaaagtctgagcctagccttttaattaaataggccaGGCCAGGCTTTATGTAGGCCAGGTCGTAGGTCCCTGTAGGCCGGCCTAGCCTATTCCCACCCTTATGGCTAATTCATGGCGTTAATGCTCCAATACTTCAAGAGGTTGTCCTTAAGCTACTTGCGCAACCTTGTTCATCTTCATGTTGTGAAAGGAATTGGAGTACATATTCATTTATCCATTctttaaagagaaacaagatgGCACCACATAGGGCTGAAGATTTAGTATTTGTTCATAGCAACCTACGACTTCTCTCAAGGAATACTCCACAATATCATCAAGAGGAAACTAAAATGTGGGATGTAGCTGGAGATGATTTTGGATCACTTGATGATTGTGGTATTCTTGAAATTGTTAGTTTGTCTTTAGATGAACCAGAGTTAGAGGGTGTCTTTTTCAATGATGATGATCACCTAGGGGATGAAAGGCCTTAGATTGTGGAATTCTTGAAGACTTGAAGTTACTAATTCATCATcttgctttataattttttttttgtaaagaaacaaaacgtACAAATTGTATAATGAGGTCTCTTAGTATTTTTTGTGAGATTCATTATCAtaggaaaaattcttttgagatgatgatgaatatatataatcttgattttcaatttagatCTTTTATGCATATcgctcatatttaattttatgtaattttattttatataattatatgtatatatatagccATGTCCGTGTCctatattttggacattacaGGTGTTCATGTGTTCCTGTCCGTGTCCGTATCGTGTCCGGTATCTGTGTCAGTGTCGGTGCTTcatagtataatatattttgggaataaaaattcatttgtggggtttttttttataattaaattaaattaaattttagtgcATCATCATCAAAACGGAAGAAATCGAACTCCAGTACTAGTAGGTTTACAATATCTTAAATAGCGGTTTACAGATTCTGACGCAACaaacaagcaaaaaaaaaatcaatcagaaaaGTAAGTAATTAAGTTATGAAGCAAATGTTATTCTAATGACTTTTTTCTGATCTTGTGTTCTGTTCGGTGCTTACAATATCTGGGGTGCAAGGTCCCGGTGGTGCATTTAAGCATTTGATTGTTTGATACATTTTATAACATGTTCTGGGGTGGGGTAGGAGTTTGTGTCAGAGAGTGTATAGATGAAATACTTTACGTTTGAGAGATGCTAACCATGCTGGGtaaatttttccttcttatttattatttccttaaaatgtttttttccctGTTTAGCCATAGGGAACTGAGACAAGCAATTGTACTGTTGCATGGACACCAGAAACATCAGGGGAAAAAACATTGTGTGTTGAGCACAGAAATTAAATACTCATCCTTAAGCTAACACGAAACATCATGAGGTGGGAAGAAACCGACAAGAGCATGTTATGAAAGCAATTACATACAACAAAACCAAAGCTagaaaatgtatattttgtCTGGCAGTATGCATAGAACGGAACTGAGAAATGTTAGATAGCCAAATCCTGTTCATGCACAATTTTACCTAAAAACTCTATTTGAAGGTGTAGACCccgcaaaaaggaaaagaaaaaaaaaaatcaaattccattctcttctcttctctgaaTAAAGAAGTTGATAACTCTGTTTCTGCTCTtagatttgtttttctttctcggTAACACTTTGTGCTTTTGGAATTTGATGCGGGCTGCGATCTGTTTTGAGTTAATTTAAGGGAAATCGTAAATATCGAAGATCCATCCCATTTTGGGACGgtggaaagagagaaaaaaaataaatagatatcaAAATGTAtgcttataattaaatttgatttaactTCATGTAAGGAATTGGGTCTAGgataatattaatgattaatattagAATATgcataaaattagaataaatattaaattagtccTTGAAGATATTACTATTACTTGTTTGCTGGTTTTTTGGCAGCATTAACAAAAgctttcttgtttacttgtgtTACTTATGAGTAGGATACATCTTGTGATCTACTAAATTATTATCAGTAAatttagcttataaaaaaaaaataattcaatatatTGTATTGCTCAACCAATTGACTTAAATTTCTCAGttaattcttcaatttttttaactttaatgaaaattttggaCCCTgcgattatattttattttgatcagtTACATGTGAACATAAATAACTCTTCCTAGGAAGGAAGTTGAAAATAGAATGGTCATTCTATAGGGGGAGGATGCATGATATTCTTGTTTAAAGTGCAGCAGATGGTTTGCACGTTCCCCTTTAGCATGTGATGGGTACATCTTGTGCACTATCATggcattttattaataaatcttTTTTGCCTCTAAAAAAAAATCCGTGTTATTCCCTAGGCGATTGGACTCAATTTTCAGTTGGAAATGTTTTGCTTAAGAGTTGATTGTACTCAATAAAACTGTTGATGATCAAGTTCCCAAAATCTAAGTGTTCCTGTCACAAATAGATTAGACACTTATTCTTATATCAAAGGGTTTTCTGTTGTGTTGAGGGGTCTTATGTTGTGTCGAAGGATCTTCTCTGATGATTCCTTGTTGAAGTCTTTGGTATGTGCGAGTTCGACAGAGCGAAGGGGGTACCTGCAAAAGGTACTCCAAAGCCCAAGTAAAGATTCGACTCAAAGCTATtgataatatttaatgaatattcAAGAATGAATTAGTGCTTTTACCTAGGGGGTTCTCCCCTTTTTATCTTGACCTTACTGGGCGTAGGGTCTATGGGCCTACACATCCTGATTATCAGTTAAGTAATATGTCCCTTAATCCTGCTTAGGTACTTCTAGTTAAGTAATTACCCTTATGTGAGTTTAATAGCGATAATCATGGTCGAATGGTACTTGCCACTTGAATATGTTGAAGGTCGAGATGCATTGTACGTACTTTTAATCAAGTAATTATCCTTAAGTAGGTTTATTGGCGATAATCATGGCCAAATGGTACTTGTCACTTGCATATGATGAAGGTcgagtgttgga is a window from the Glycine max cultivar Williams 82 chromosome 2, Glycine_max_v4.0, whole genome shotgun sequence genome containing:
- the LOC113000591 gene encoding uncharacterized protein gives rise to the protein MRTRLRCDAVSGASAVTRHEMSASSHSQAKEQDDDTKPLWTYVTKIKSVGGGGNYEIKCNICDVSFNRSYTRVRAHLLKITGKGVRGCQKIKNAKLIDLKKIDNEATLRVEKSKTKPVSLPPVSTQHQMNTNTLGVDPKKRKTLTVESVFNLQARDTLDHEIARMFYSSGLPFHLARNPHYRKAFAYAANNYIGGYQPPGYNKLRTTLLQNERRHVENLLQPIKKSWSREGVSIVSDGWSDPQRRSLINFMVVTESGPMFLKAINCSDEIKDKDFIVKHMREVIMEVGPSNIVQIVTNNAVVCKATGLIIEAQFPSI